From Micrococcus porci, one genomic window encodes:
- a CDS encoding Dyp-type peroxidase, with product MGVLKDLKERFERERVELHLDDIQGLVLRERPEPYVGAHAMLTVEEAEGGRDFVRRLAEHVTSAQDWADDLQSWTGVAISFAGLRALGLPEDPLASFPLPYQQGMAARAQQLMDTGPNAPEHWDEAFTQDACHIALTIYAADADALDAALDQAQQVLDHSTGVTLVATHRFGVDELNKNPFGFRDSISQPTVAGSGVRPQPGQERSISAGEFILGENSETGSPLAVPQPDVLGRNGTYVVLRKFASRVGAFNEYLASQSPDPEEQHRIAAKMFGRWRSGAPLVLSPDHDDEALGNDPERRNDFTFEDDPKGLMCPHSSHMRRLNPRDSDLSIMTDVNIKRIIRRSSTYGPGWSPEVTSADDAKEDRGIYFIFISARAFDTIEFMQQEWINGGNFVDLGSERDPIVGLHEDDPTQGRFTIPAEPARKRINGITTFNRMAGGEYLFMPSLRALRWIGEAGWTSDQSDAEA from the coding sequence ATGGGCGTGCTCAAGGACCTGAAGGAACGTTTCGAGCGGGAGCGCGTCGAGCTGCACCTGGACGACATCCAGGGCCTGGTGTTGCGGGAGCGGCCCGAGCCCTACGTCGGCGCCCACGCCATGCTGACCGTGGAGGAGGCCGAAGGCGGCCGGGACTTCGTCCGTCGCCTGGCCGAGCACGTGACCTCCGCGCAGGACTGGGCCGACGACCTGCAGTCCTGGACCGGCGTGGCGATCAGCTTCGCCGGCCTGCGCGCCCTGGGGCTGCCCGAGGACCCCCTGGCCAGCTTCCCGCTGCCCTACCAGCAGGGGATGGCCGCCCGCGCCCAGCAGCTCATGGACACCGGGCCGAACGCCCCGGAGCACTGGGACGAGGCGTTCACCCAGGACGCCTGCCACATCGCGCTGACGATCTACGCGGCCGACGCCGACGCCCTGGACGCCGCCCTGGACCAGGCGCAGCAGGTGCTGGATCACTCCACCGGAGTGACCCTGGTGGCCACCCACCGGTTCGGGGTCGACGAGCTGAACAAGAACCCCTTCGGCTTCCGGGACTCCATCTCGCAGCCGACGGTGGCCGGCAGCGGGGTGCGGCCCCAGCCGGGCCAGGAGCGCTCCATCTCCGCCGGCGAGTTCATCCTGGGCGAGAACAGCGAGACCGGCTCCCCGCTGGCCGTGCCACAGCCGGACGTGCTGGGCCGCAACGGGACCTACGTGGTGCTGCGCAAGTTCGCCAGTCGGGTGGGCGCCTTCAACGAGTACCTCGCCTCGCAGAGCCCGGACCCGGAGGAGCAGCACCGGATCGCCGCGAAGATGTTCGGCCGGTGGCGCAGCGGCGCCCCGCTCGTGCTCTCCCCGGATCACGACGACGAGGCGCTGGGCAACGACCCGGAGCGGCGCAACGACTTCACCTTCGAGGACGACCCGAAGGGCCTGATGTGCCCGCACTCGAGCCACATGCGTCGCCTGAACCCGCGGGACAGCGACCTGTCGATCATGACGGACGTGAACATCAAGCGGATCATCCGGCGCTCCTCGACCTACGGTCCCGGGTGGTCGCCGGAGGTGACCTCGGCCGACGACGCGAAGGAGGACCGCGGGATCTACTTCATCTTCATCAGCGCCCGGGCCTTCGACACGATCGAGTTCATGCAGCAGGAGTGGATCAACGGCGGCAACTTCGTCGACCTCGGCTCCGAGCGGGATCCGATCGTCGGTCTGCACGAGGACGACCCGACGCAGGGACGGTTCACCATCCCCGCCGAGCCGGCCCGCAAGCGCATCAACGGCATCACCACCTTCAACCGGATGGCCGGAGGCGAGTACCTCTTCATGCCCTCGCTCCGCGCCCTGCGGTGGATCGGTGAGGCGGGCTGGACGTCGGACCAGTCGGACGCCGAGGCGTGA
- a CDS encoding SCO1664 family protein, whose amino-acid sequence MSAADVPAGELVDGELTLTGRITTASNATFLGAIGDTPVVYKPVAGEAPLWDFPAGTLARREVAAHLVSEALGWEIVPRTWLRDGPFGEGMVQLWQEQDPEQDAVDLFPADEVPAAGWLTILEGEDEEGRRLALAHENSAALRRMAVFDVIVNNADRKGAHILAMPGGHRYGVDHGLTFHVAGKLRTVLWGWLGEALSEEERDGVGRVLDGLDGELGRGLAELLSAEEVEALAERGARLLDDGIFPAPSGRTPAVPWPLF is encoded by the coding sequence ATGAGCGCCGCGGACGTGCCCGCCGGCGAGCTGGTGGACGGGGAGCTGACGCTCACGGGCCGCATCACGACGGCGTCCAACGCCACGTTTCTCGGCGCGATCGGTGACACCCCGGTGGTCTACAAGCCGGTGGCGGGCGAGGCCCCGCTGTGGGACTTCCCCGCCGGAACCCTGGCCCGCCGCGAGGTGGCCGCGCACCTGGTGTCCGAAGCGCTGGGGTGGGAGATCGTGCCGCGCACGTGGTTGCGCGACGGCCCGTTCGGCGAGGGGATGGTGCAGCTCTGGCAGGAGCAGGATCCTGAGCAGGACGCCGTGGACCTGTTCCCGGCGGACGAGGTGCCGGCCGCGGGGTGGCTCACAATCCTGGAGGGCGAGGACGAGGAAGGGCGCAGGCTGGCCCTGGCCCACGAGAACTCAGCGGCGCTGCGCCGCATGGCGGTGTTCGACGTGATCGTCAACAACGCCGACCGCAAGGGCGCCCACATCCTCGCCATGCCCGGTGGTCACCGGTACGGGGTGGACCACGGGCTCACGTTCCATGTAGCGGGCAAGCTGCGCACCGTGCTGTGGGGGTGGCTGGGCGAGGCGCTGAGCGAGGAGGAGCGCGACGGCGTCGGCCGGGTTCTCGACGGGCTCGATGGTGAGCTGGGGCGGGGGCTGGCGGAGCTGCTCAGTGCCGAGGAAGTCGAAGCCCTTGCCGAACGCGGTGCCCGGTTGCTCGACGACGGGATCTTCCCTGCCCCGAGCGGCCGGACGCCGGCCGTGCCCTGGCCGCTCTTCTGA
- a CDS encoding type 1 glutamine amidotransferase domain-containing protein: MSRILMILTSHDQLGDTGRKTGFWLEEFASPYYVFTDAGHEVTLASPRGGQPPIDPTSSKSEMQTEATRRFDQDEEAKAALAHTTPLAQVDVDGFDAVFYPGGHGPLWDLVSDADSTRIILDSDAAGRPLGLVCHAPGILHPITTADGTPFVRGRQVAGFTNGEEEAAQLTDVVPFLVEDSLIAAGADYRKGPDQESFVVTDGTLVTGQNPASSADAARRLLDLLAR, from the coding sequence ATGTCCCGCATCCTGATGATCCTCACCTCGCACGACCAGCTGGGCGACACCGGCCGCAAGACCGGGTTCTGGCTCGAGGAGTTCGCCTCGCCCTACTACGTCTTCACGGACGCCGGCCACGAGGTCACCCTCGCCTCGCCCCGCGGCGGCCAGCCGCCCATCGACCCGACGAGCTCGAAGTCGGAGATGCAGACCGAGGCCACCCGCCGGTTCGACCAGGACGAGGAGGCCAAGGCCGCCCTGGCCCACACCACGCCCCTGGCCCAGGTGGACGTGGACGGGTTCGATGCCGTCTTCTACCCGGGCGGTCACGGCCCGCTGTGGGACCTGGTGTCCGACGCCGACTCCACGCGGATCATCCTCGACAGCGACGCGGCCGGACGCCCGCTCGGCCTCGTCTGCCACGCTCCCGGGATCCTGCACCCGATCACCACCGCCGACGGCACCCCGTTCGTGCGCGGCCGTCAGGTCGCCGGGTTCACCAACGGCGAGGAGGAGGCCGCCCAGCTGACGGACGTCGTCCCGTTCCTCGTCGAGGACTCGCTGATCGCCGCCGGCGCGGACTACCGCAAGGGCCCGGATCAGGAGAGCTTCGTGGTCACGGACGGCACCCTGGTGACCGGCCAGAACCCGGCCTCCTCCGCCGACGCCGCCCGCCGCCTCCTGGACCTGCTCGCGCGCTGA
- the abc-f gene encoding ribosomal protection-like ABC-F family protein: protein MTATLVASGLAGGHGHRTLFDALDLTVAPGDVVGVVGANGAGKSTLLRILGGNLAPQTGTVSLAPSDAFVGWLPQEHERVSGETVAGYIARRTGCAEATREMDASAEALAGPDVTDAAADRYNTALTRWLASGAADLEERIPAVLADLGLDLSASPEQVLMTSLSGGQAARVGLAALLLSRFDVVLLDEPTNDLDLDGLTRLEAFVQELRGGVVLVSHDREFLARCVTRVLELDLAQRTNRVYGGGYEAYLEERATLRRQAREKYEEFAEQKQDLVSRARTQREWSSQGVRNAMRKSPDNDKLRRKANSESSEKQAQKVRQMESRIARLEEVEEPRKEWRLEFTIGAAPRSSSVVATLNDAVFRQGGFTLGPVSLQVNAGERIGITGPNGAGKSTLLRGLLGRQAPDEGTAALGSSVQIGEIDQARSLLAGAVPLAAAFETLAPEMTSGEVRTLLAKFGLKADHVNRPVDELSPGERTRASLALLQARGVNVLVLDEPTNHLDLEAIEQLEQALETYEGALLLVTHDRRMLDTVRLDRRWHVADGRVTER, encoded by the coding sequence ATGACCGCCACCCTCGTCGCCTCCGGCCTGGCCGGCGGCCACGGCCATCGCACGCTGTTCGACGCGCTCGACCTCACCGTCGCGCCGGGGGACGTCGTCGGCGTCGTGGGGGCCAACGGCGCGGGCAAGTCCACGCTGCTGCGCATCCTCGGCGGGAACCTCGCCCCGCAGACCGGCACCGTGTCCCTCGCCCCCTCGGACGCCTTCGTCGGCTGGCTCCCGCAGGAGCACGAGCGCGTGTCGGGGGAGACGGTGGCCGGGTACATCGCCCGCCGCACCGGCTGCGCCGAGGCCACCCGCGAGATGGACGCCTCTGCCGAGGCACTGGCCGGCCCGGACGTCACCGACGCCGCCGCGGACCGCTACAACACCGCCCTCACCCGCTGGCTGGCCTCCGGCGCCGCGGACCTGGAGGAGCGCATCCCCGCCGTCCTGGCCGACCTCGGCCTGGACCTCTCCGCCTCCCCGGAACAGGTCCTCATGACTTCCCTCTCCGGTGGGCAGGCCGCCCGCGTCGGCCTCGCCGCGCTGCTGCTCTCCCGCTTCGACGTCGTGCTCCTGGACGAGCCCACCAACGACCTCGACCTCGACGGTCTGACCCGCCTGGAGGCCTTCGTGCAGGAGCTGCGCGGCGGCGTCGTGCTGGTGAGCCACGACCGCGAGTTCCTGGCCCGCTGCGTCACCCGCGTCCTGGAGCTCGACCTCGCCCAGCGCACCAACCGCGTCTACGGCGGCGGCTACGAGGCGTACCTCGAGGAGCGGGCCACCCTGCGCCGCCAGGCCCGGGAGAAGTACGAGGAGTTCGCCGAGCAGAAGCAGGACCTCGTCTCCCGCGCCCGCACCCAGCGGGAGTGGTCCAGCCAGGGCGTGCGCAACGCCATGCGCAAGTCCCCGGACAACGACAAGCTGCGCCGCAAGGCCAACAGCGAATCGAGCGAGAAGCAGGCCCAGAAGGTCCGGCAGATGGAGAGCCGCATCGCGCGCCTGGAGGAGGTGGAGGAGCCGCGCAAGGAGTGGCGGCTGGAGTTCACCATCGGCGCGGCGCCGCGCTCCAGCTCGGTGGTCGCCACCCTCAACGACGCCGTGTTCCGGCAGGGCGGCTTCACGCTCGGCCCGGTGTCCCTCCAGGTCAACGCGGGGGAGCGGATCGGCATCACCGGGCCCAACGGGGCCGGCAAGTCGACCCTGCTGCGCGGGCTGCTGGGCCGCCAGGCCCCGGACGAGGGCACGGCCGCCCTGGGATCCAGCGTGCAGATCGGGGAGATCGACCAGGCGCGTTCGCTGCTGGCCGGGGCCGTCCCGCTCGCCGCGGCCTTCGAGACGCTCGCGCCGGAGATGACCTCCGGGGAGGTGCGCACCCTGCTGGCCAAGTTCGGCCTCAAGGCCGACCACGTGAACCGCCCCGTGGACGAGCTCTCGCCCGGCGAGCGCACCCGGGCATCCCTGGCCCTGCTCCAGGCCCGCGGGGTGAACGTCCTCGTGCTCGACGAGCCCACCAACCACCTGGATCTGGAGGCCATCGAGCAGCTCGAGCAGGCGCTGGAGACCTATGAGGGCGCCCTGCTGCTCGTCACCCACGACCGCCGCATGCTGGACACCGTCCGCCTGGACCGACGCTGGCACGTGGCCGACGGGCGGGTGACGGAGCGCTGA
- a CDS encoding catalase family protein, protein MTYTPDIEHSVDREEDLTREILAQMGAAQRRTAGEHKHAHRDAHAKSHAVLKATLEVHEGLAPELAQGIFARPGTYEAVARLSSAPGDIHTDRTPAPRGWALKVLGVEGKRLLPDLDSHNQDFLMVNFPTLAFGTVARYQEMLGLLEKNSQSPELLQRLTTGAARVVRGAVETVGGTPSATLEGLGRDNAHVLGETYFTQGALRYGDHVAKISLAPASANVRALTGQDMKVKDFSSISEIVADFFSRESAEYVLRAQLATDAERMPVEDASVLWDEEEAPHQPVATLRIEAQESYSHPRRVYGDDALTFNPWNGVVEHQPLGSIMRVRKRAYEQSTRFRHEFNDRPAPEPTSLDEIPD, encoded by the coding sequence GTGACGTACACGCCCGACATCGAGCACTCGGTCGACCGCGAGGAGGACCTGACCCGCGAGATCCTGGCCCAGATGGGCGCGGCACAGCGCCGCACGGCGGGAGAGCACAAGCACGCCCACCGCGACGCCCACGCCAAGAGCCACGCCGTCCTCAAGGCCACGCTGGAGGTGCACGAGGGCCTGGCTCCCGAGCTGGCGCAGGGCATCTTCGCCCGTCCGGGCACCTACGAGGCGGTGGCGCGGCTCTCCTCAGCGCCCGGGGACATCCACACCGACCGCACTCCCGCCCCGCGGGGCTGGGCCCTGAAGGTGCTCGGCGTGGAGGGCAAGCGGCTGCTGCCGGATCTGGACAGCCACAATCAGGACTTCCTCATGGTGAACTTCCCGACGCTCGCCTTCGGCACCGTGGCCCGCTACCAGGAGATGCTGGGGCTGCTGGAGAAGAACTCCCAGTCCCCCGAGCTGCTGCAGCGCCTGACGACGGGCGCCGCGCGCGTGGTCCGGGGCGCGGTGGAGACCGTCGGGGGGACCCCCAGCGCCACCTTGGAAGGCCTGGGGCGGGACAACGCCCACGTCCTCGGCGAGACGTACTTCACCCAGGGCGCCCTGCGCTACGGGGACCACGTCGCGAAGATCTCGCTGGCCCCGGCGTCCGCGAACGTGCGCGCCCTGACCGGCCAGGACATGAAGGTGAAGGACTTCTCCTCGATCAGCGAGATCGTCGCCGACTTCTTCTCCCGTGAGAGCGCAGAGTACGTCCTGCGGGCGCAGCTGGCGACCGACGCGGAGCGCATGCCGGTGGAGGACGCCTCCGTCCTGTGGGACGAGGAGGAGGCCCCGCACCAGCCCGTCGCCACCCTGCGCATCGAGGCGCAGGAGAGCTACAGCCATCCCCGCCGCGTCTACGGCGACGATGCCCTCACCTTCAACCCGTGGAACGGCGTGGTCGAGCACCAGCCGCTGGGCTCCATCATGCGCGTCCGCAAGCGCGCCTATGAGCAGTCCACTCGCTTCCGCCACGAGTTCAACGACCGTCCGGCCCCCGAGCCGACGTCGCTCGACGAGATCCCAGACTGA
- a CDS encoding alpha/beta fold hydrolase — protein sequence MTGGDALWGRVDAFRHQGLTFDVRDGGPAEGEVVLLLHGFPQDSTSWRHVEPLLHAAGLRTLAPDQRGYSPGAAPRATAAYRLPALVGDAVALADAAGARRVHVVGHDWGGAVAWALATAHPERVASLTVLSTPHPAALARALRGSDQLRRSWYIAAFQAPALPERILSRRLGSLLQRGQVPGAEHYARRFSTPQSLRGPVNWYRANPDLVTTTRSAPVSVPTTYVWGTRDAALGPRAAELTAGQVAGEYRFVALDADHWLPEREADAVARAILDRVR from the coding sequence GTGACAGGCGGTGACGCACTGTGGGGCCGCGTGGACGCCTTCCGGCACCAGGGCCTGACCTTCGACGTCCGCGACGGCGGGCCGGCCGAGGGGGAGGTGGTCCTGCTGCTGCACGGCTTCCCGCAGGACTCCACGTCCTGGAGGCACGTCGAGCCGCTGCTGCACGCCGCGGGACTGCGCACGCTCGCCCCGGACCAGCGCGGCTACTCCCCGGGGGCCGCTCCGCGGGCGACGGCGGCCTATCGCCTCCCGGCCCTCGTGGGGGACGCCGTCGCGCTGGCGGACGCGGCGGGGGCGCGGCGCGTCCACGTCGTCGGCCATGACTGGGGCGGTGCCGTCGCCTGGGCGCTGGCCACCGCCCACCCCGAGCGCGTCGCGTCCCTGACGGTCCTGTCCACGCCGCACCCGGCCGCCCTGGCCCGCGCCCTGCGCGGCTCGGACCAGCTGCGCCGCAGCTGGTACATCGCCGCCTTCCAGGCACCGGCCCTCCCCGAACGGATCCTCTCGCGACGGCTGGGCTCCCTGCTGCAGCGGGGGCAGGTCCCCGGGGCGGAGCACTACGCCCGCCGGTTCTCCACCCCGCAGAGCCTGCGCGGCCCGGTGAACTGGTATCGGGCGAACCCGGATCTTGTGACCACCACGCGCAGCGCGCCCGTGTCGGTCCCCACCACGTACGTGTGGGGCACCCGGGATGCGGCCCTGGGGCCGCGGGCCGCCGAGCTCACGGCGGGGCAGGTGGCGGGGGAGTACCGGTTCGTGGCGCTCGACGCGGACCACTGGCTGCCCGAGCGTGAGGCGGACGCCGTCGCCCGCGCGATCCTGGACCGGGTGCGCTGA
- the nhaA gene encoding Na+/H+ antiporter NhaA, with product MTSGQMERRMSWRTIRTEAGSAVLLVVVTAVALLWANSPLSEAYFGLWDVEIGFDVGGFGLHMNLHHWINDGLMMTFFLVVGLEVRQEFAHGTLRDASRARLALIAGVVGVALPAVFYILIVAAAGGEGLGGWGAVVGTDTAFLLGALALVGPKLSGQLRVFLLTLTVVDDFLAVSIIGIVYSDEIRLVPLLIAGACLVGLWLLGRSRQWSATPYVLIVIVLWFATVESGVHASLAGMVAGLLIPAYPTRRQQVVEARQLFRDFWQSPSAASARAVDRGLAQGISVNERMHEVLRMPTALVIVPIFALANAGVDLRGGVLVDSFQSSVTWGVIVGLVLGKLLGIGLATFVAVKLGAGRLPEGVGMGSVFGGAALSGIGFTVSLLVIGLAFGSTSDLGRQATVGVLVAMVLATALGWLIFRVAAKRWGEETADLPMVLTPPVDPEVDHIRGPEDAQLTLVEYIDFECAYCAHATGSWDDLRSRFGDDLRYVVRQLPHHPHGPLAARASEAASNQGMFWPWLDFVFTRQDALEREDLIRYAEELGLDVAQFTADLDSAAVGARVERDLESADASGAHATPTFFVDGRRLLGSYDARTLTSALEASRRGTRTQEVRS from the coding sequence ATGACGAGCGGGCAGATGGAACGGCGCATGAGTTGGCGAACGATTCGCACGGAGGCGGGTTCGGCTGTGCTCCTGGTCGTCGTCACAGCGGTCGCCCTGCTCTGGGCGAACTCGCCACTCTCCGAGGCCTATTTCGGGCTGTGGGATGTCGAGATCGGGTTCGATGTCGGCGGGTTCGGACTGCACATGAACCTGCACCACTGGATCAACGACGGCCTCATGATGACCTTCTTCCTCGTCGTTGGCCTCGAGGTGCGGCAGGAGTTCGCGCATGGGACGCTCCGAGACGCCAGCCGCGCGCGTCTCGCGTTGATCGCTGGCGTCGTCGGCGTGGCACTGCCCGCAGTCTTCTACATCCTGATCGTGGCCGCCGCGGGCGGCGAGGGGCTCGGTGGATGGGGCGCGGTGGTCGGTACCGACACCGCGTTCCTGTTGGGTGCCCTCGCGCTCGTCGGCCCGAAACTCTCCGGCCAGTTGCGGGTGTTCCTCCTCACCCTCACCGTCGTCGATGACTTCCTCGCCGTCTCCATCATCGGCATCGTCTACAGCGACGAGATCCGGCTCGTTCCGCTGCTGATCGCAGGTGCCTGCCTCGTCGGGCTGTGGCTTCTGGGTCGTTCGCGGCAGTGGAGCGCCACACCGTACGTGCTGATTGTCATTGTGCTCTGGTTCGCGACCGTGGAATCCGGAGTCCACGCCTCCCTCGCGGGCATGGTCGCAGGACTCCTCATCCCCGCCTACCCGACGCGTCGGCAACAAGTGGTCGAGGCTCGTCAGCTGTTCCGCGACTTCTGGCAGTCGCCGAGCGCGGCATCGGCCCGCGCAGTCGATCGAGGCTTGGCGCAGGGCATCTCGGTGAATGAACGCATGCACGAGGTCTTGCGCATGCCCACCGCGCTCGTCATCGTCCCGATCTTCGCGCTCGCGAACGCCGGCGTCGACCTGCGCGGCGGCGTGCTCGTCGATTCCTTCCAGTCCTCCGTGACGTGGGGAGTCATCGTGGGTCTCGTGCTCGGCAAACTTCTCGGCATCGGTCTCGCCACCTTCGTCGCTGTGAAGCTGGGAGCCGGTCGGCTGCCCGAGGGTGTCGGGATGGGCAGCGTGTTCGGCGGCGCGGCGCTTTCGGGGATCGGGTTCACCGTGTCGCTCCTGGTGATCGGCCTCGCGTTCGGCTCGACGTCCGACCTGGGCCGGCAAGCGACCGTCGGCGTGTTGGTCGCGATGGTGCTCGCGACCGCGCTTGGTTGGCTGATCTTCCGGGTTGCTGCGAAACGCTGGGGAGAGGAGACGGCAGATCTGCCGATGGTGCTCACACCACCCGTTGATCCTGAAGTCGACCACATCCGCGGACCCGAGGACGCCCAGCTCACGCTCGTCGAGTACATCGACTTCGAATGCGCGTATTGCGCGCACGCAACGGGTTCCTGGGACGACCTTCGCAGCCGGTTCGGGGACGATCTCCGGTATGTCGTTCGCCAGCTGCCACATCACCCTCACGGCCCCCTAGCCGCACGAGCGTCGGAGGCGGCATCGAATCAGGGGATGTTCTGGCCGTGGCTGGACTTCGTCTTCACGCGGCAAGATGCGCTCGAGCGCGAAGATCTAATCCGCTACGCCGAAGAGCTGGGCCTGGATGTCGCCCAGTTCACGGCTGACCTCGACAGTGCCGCCGTAGGTGCCCGTGTGGAGCGGGATCTCGAAAGCGCCGATGCAAGCGGGGCGCACGCCACCCCGACGTTCTTCGTCGACGGCCGACGGTTGCTGGGCAGCTACGACGCTCGAACGCTCACCTCAGCCCTCGAAGCCAGCCGCCGAGGCACACGAACCCAGGAAGTGCGCTCCTGA
- a CDS encoding DUF3090 domain-containing protein yields the protein MTDAPAPAHEFDWPDRVVIGTLGRPGARTFYLQVRTGPRLVSLALEKQQSALMAEMIDEILDDLMALDGNPHSVPASTPVELVDNDPLDPVQEWFRVGAIGLGWDPTTAQVLIDAHPLTDDDADPVLETDAEAVRVRMPVGAARAFARRTREVVDAGRPICSDCGQPIDPDGHDCTLPDS from the coding sequence ATGACTGATGCACCTGCCCCCGCCCATGAGTTCGACTGGCCGGATCGAGTCGTGATCGGGACGCTCGGGCGTCCCGGAGCCCGCACGTTCTACCTGCAGGTGCGCACCGGGCCCCGGCTGGTGAGCCTGGCCCTGGAGAAGCAGCAGTCCGCCCTGATGGCGGAGATGATCGACGAGATCCTCGACGATCTGATGGCGCTGGACGGCAACCCGCACAGCGTCCCGGCCAGCACGCCCGTGGAACTCGTGGACAACGATCCGCTGGACCCGGTACAGGAGTGGTTCCGGGTGGGGGCCATCGGACTGGGCTGGGACCCCACGACCGCGCAGGTGCTCATCGACGCCCACCCGCTGACCGACGACGACGCCGACCCGGTGCTCGAGACGGACGCGGAAGCCGTGCGCGTGCGGATGCCCGTCGGCGCCGCCCGGGCGTTCGCCCGGCGCACCCGGGAGGTCGTGGACGCCGGGCGACCGATCTGCTCGGACTGCGGTCAGCCCATCGACCCCGACGGCCACGACTGCACTCTCCCCGACTCCTGA
- a CDS encoding histidine phosphatase family protein, with amino-acid sequence MATVLLVRHGRTTANATGLLAGRTPGVSLDDHGREQAARTADRVAAVPVAAVVASPLERCAQTARALLDRQSGAVPSLVDDDLTECDYGQWQGRALSDLATEPLWATVQTQPSAVVFPGGESMAGMQARAVAAIRRHDAAVEAEHGPGAVWVAVSHGDVIKSILADALGTHLDLFQRIEVGPASVSIVSYGPSRPRVWATNTDAGDLSWLSSLGPSDDAPVGGGAGTGPGAVDEQTPRIVT; translated from the coding sequence ATGGCGACGGTACTTCTCGTGCGGCACGGCCGCACCACGGCCAACGCGACCGGACTGCTGGCGGGCCGCACCCCCGGGGTCAGCCTGGACGATCACGGACGGGAGCAGGCGGCCCGCACCGCGGATCGGGTCGCGGCCGTGCCCGTGGCCGCGGTGGTGGCCAGTCCCCTGGAGCGGTGCGCGCAGACGGCCCGCGCCCTCCTCGATCGCCAGTCGGGGGCGGTGCCCTCCCTGGTCGACGACGACCTCACCGAGTGCGACTACGGCCAGTGGCAGGGGCGCGCGCTCAGCGACCTGGCCACCGAGCCCCTGTGGGCGACGGTGCAGACCCAGCCGTCCGCCGTCGTCTTCCCCGGCGGGGAGTCCATGGCGGGCATGCAGGCCCGCGCGGTGGCGGCGATCCGCCGGCACGACGCCGCGGTCGAGGCCGAGCACGGGCCCGGGGCGGTGTGGGTGGCGGTGAGCCACGGGGACGTCATCAAGTCGATCCTGGCCGACGCGCTAGGCACGCACCTGGATCTGTTCCAGCGGATCGAGGTGGGTCCCGCCTCCGTGTCCATCGTGAGCTACGGGCCGAGCCGACCGCGGGTCTGGGCCACCAATACCGACGCCGGGGACCTGTCCTGGCTCTCGAGCCTCGGCCCGTCCGACGACGCCCCGGTGGGCGGCGGCGCGGGCACCGGCCCCGGCGCGGTGGACGAGCAGACGCCTAGGATCGTGACATGA
- a CDS encoding NADP-dependent oxidoreductase — translation MSTPTHTREIHLASRPHGAPTPENFRLTEVELPELAEGQVLVRNTVMSVDPYMRGRMNDVESYVPPFQLDAPLDGGAVGTVIASRHADVPEGTSVLHGLGWREHAVLDGDTVQAVDTSQFSDSTYLGVLGMTGLTAYTGLVHVAEMQEGDAVFISGAAGAVGSTAGQIARLLGASRVIGSAGTPEKVARVKELGFDAAFDYHDGSPTDLLAEAAPEGIDVYFDNVGGDHLEAAIAAMRVDGRVAMCGAIAQYNSTEPPAAPRNLALAIGKRLTLRGFVLQKYAAQVRPEFLERVGPWVADGKIQWDETVREGLENAPQAFIDLLEGANTGKMVVRL, via the coding sequence ATGAGCACCCCCACCCACACGCGCGAGATCCACCTCGCCTCCCGCCCCCACGGCGCCCCGACGCCGGAGAACTTCCGCCTCACGGAGGTCGAGCTCCCCGAGCTCGCCGAGGGCCAGGTCCTCGTGCGCAACACCGTGATGTCCGTGGACCCGTACATGCGCGGCCGCATGAACGACGTCGAGTCCTACGTGCCTCCGTTCCAGCTCGACGCCCCCCTCGACGGCGGCGCGGTGGGCACCGTGATCGCCTCGCGCCACGCGGACGTGCCGGAGGGCACGTCCGTGCTCCACGGCCTCGGCTGGCGCGAGCACGCCGTCCTCGACGGCGACACCGTCCAGGCCGTGGACACCTCCCAGTTCTCGGACAGCACCTACCTGGGCGTGCTGGGCATGACGGGTCTGACCGCCTACACCGGCCTCGTGCACGTGGCCGAGATGCAGGAGGGCGACGCCGTGTTCATCTCGGGTGCCGCGGGGGCCGTCGGCTCGACCGCCGGCCAGATCGCCCGCCTGCTGGGCGCCTCCCGCGTGATCGGCTCGGCGGGCACGCCCGAGAAGGTGGCGCGGGTGAAGGAGCTGGGCTTCGACGCCGCGTTCGACTACCACGACGGCTCGCCCACCGACCTGCTGGCCGAGGCGGCGCCGGAGGGCATCGACGTCTACTTCGACAACGTGGGCGGCGACCACCTCGAGGCCGCCATCGCCGCGATGCGAGTCGACGGCCGCGTGGCGATGTGCGGCGCGATCGCCCAGTACAACTCGACGGAGCCGCCGGCCGCCCCGCGCAACCTCGCCCTGGCGATCGGCAAGCGCCTGACCCTGCGCGGCTTCGTCCTGCAGAAGTACGCGGCGCAGGTCCGCCCCGAGTTCCTCGAGCGCGTGGGCCCGTGGGTCGCCGACGGGAAGATCCAGTGGGACGAGACCGTTCGGGAGGGTCTGGAGAACGCACCCCAGGCGTTCATCGACCTGCTCGAGGGCGCCAACACCGGCAAGATGGTCGTCCGGCTGTGA